The genomic interval TGGGCGGTTCAACCGTTCCGTAGGAGTTTCAGCAGCGAGGGGGGCTCCAATCAGTCTTTCCATCGGAGTCCGTAGTGCTGTCTGTCGAGAAATTTCAGGGCTGATCTCAAGCGTATCCCCATCAATGACTCTTGTGACAACATGAGTTTGCATCTTTTTGCTCCTTTTCTGAACCTACCGCTGCCTGTAATAGGTATTATTATTGTTAGGGTTCAAGTCTATGGCTTTGGTAAAGTCTTCAATAACGCGGTTAACTTTGCCTTTGTTGTGATAAGCATTGCCGCATAAGCATTATCATCGTTAGGGTTCAAGTCTATGGCTTTGGTAAAATCTTCAAGAGCCAAGTCGTACTTACCTTTCTCGTGGTAAGCCAAACCACGACTGGCATAGATCCTGGCATCTTTAGGGTTCAAGTCTATAGCTTTGGTAAAATCTTTGATGGCCAAGGTATACTCGTTTTTCCTACAGTAAACCACACCGCGATTGATATAGGCATTATCATCGTTAGGGTTCAAGTCTATAACTTTGTTAAAATCTTCAAGAGCCAAGTCATATTTACCATTGTTGCTGTAGACTACACCGCGACTGGTATAGGCACCGGCACTATCAGGGTTCAAGTCTATAGTTTTAGTAAAGTCTTCTATGGCCAGGTCGAACTCACCGTTCCTATCATAAGCCATACCGCGGCTGGCATAGATATCGTCATCATCGGGATTCAAATCTATAGCCTTGGTAAAATCTTCAATGGCGAGGTCAAACTCCCCCTTTATGCCGTAAGCCACACCGCGAAAGATATAGGCATCGGTATCATCAGGGTTCAAGTTTATAGTTTTGTTAAAGTCTTCAATGGCATGGTCAAACTCGTCATCTTCGAGGTAAGCACGGCCTCGGTTGTAATAGGCTGTGGGATGCTCGGGTTCAAGTTGTATCGCCTTGTTAAAGTCTTCAATGGCATGGTCAAACTTCCCTTTTTTGAAGTAAGTCGCACCGCGACTGGTATAGGTACTGATACAGATCTCGCCATCATCAGGGTTCAAGTTTATAGTTTTGTTAAAGTCTTCAATGGCATGATCAAACTCGTCATTTTTGAAGTAAGCACGGCCTCGGTTGTAATAGGCTGTGGGATGTTCGGGTTCAAGTTGTATCGCAGTATTATAATCTCTAATGGCTTGATCATAATCTCCTTTGCTGGTATAAACATTGCCACGATTGTTATAGGCTGATGCATAGTCTGAGTTGAGTTGTATCGCCGTGGTATAATCTTCAATGGCTCGGTCATAA from Candidatus Poribacteria bacterium carries:
- a CDS encoding tetratricopeptide repeat protein, producing the protein MAMEIQHAFDVSSIPGPLELDTVSSGVTLSGSQLFQRSEPIQIQVEIQSSAPVVSTIYPESAYQWLVWVLDGLIDFGQRHGHYGVIELTEDEYQWLDDVLEELIYSVGENQSHPLAPLMKFIIRIIANYEDAYVPKLTERFPELAEEAPIETANKSKQPASNIPKQSESELAAHAFFSIGYLLYQGNRPEKAISAYDQATALKSNFWEAFDNRGTAYTNKGNYDRAIEDYTTAIQLNSDYASAYNNRGNAYTSKGNYDRAIRDYNTAIELRTDYAIAYINRGLAYDRAGKVDRAIRDYDAAIQLNLNYAEAYYNRGNAYTNKRDYDRAIEDYTTAIQLNSDYASAYNNRGNVYTSKGDYDQAIRDYNTAIQLEPEHPTAYYNRGRAYFKNDEFDHAIEDFNKTINLNPDDGEICISTYTSRGATYFKKGKFDHAIEDFNKAIQLEPEHPTAYYNRGRAYLEDDEFDHAIEDFNKTINLNPDDTDAYIFRGVAYGIKGEFDLAIEDFTKAIDLNPDDDDIYASRGMAYDRNGEFDLAIEDFTKTIDLNPDSAGAYTSRGVVYSNNGKYDLALEDFNKVIDLNPNDDNAYINRGVVYCRKNEYTLAIKDFTKAIDLNPKDARIYASRGLAYHEKGKYDLALEDFTKAIDLNPNDDNAYAAMLITTKAKLTALLKTLPKP